A region from the Drosophila bipectinata strain 14024-0381.07 chromosome 3R, DbipHiC1v2, whole genome shotgun sequence genome encodes:
- the dpr16 gene encoding uncharacterized protein dpr16 isoform X1, with the protein MSSVSFLTYFAALAAYAAPMGENASLITPPTTRTTTTPLATGSHSVLLMGTGNSFQQGEETTVMGESWSERPDTATLTKGFSIPTYLPPFPDFIPADLPHLQRNAPASPSPADASPKQTNEQQFQTQSPSQSQPRLHAYDSEQKKLQLRREKELAKERELLPRRLLSLPPLNATVQAGQHAYLPCKLNQHSGKPLSWVRLRDEHIIAVDHTTFINDARFSSLLQSAATATSATTAVGAPPPSQRVTAEAPAHLNGSSHDVMAGERGNGSSLSWTLQIKYVKLDDAGWYECQLATEPKMSAKVQLFVITPRTELIGDRQRFVKAGSKVEMHCIVRGTLEAPKYIFWYRGDQQVTAKNEASGSQNGWYTQIDRNIFGSTEHNRNTIGSLVIPLVRKIHSGNYTCEPENSAAVSMQLHVLSGEYSASAIKSTAAGLFRLGHGYRSLHQWLIFLLVALNKT; encoded by the exons TGGCCGCCTATGCAGCACCGATGGGTGAAAACGCATCGCTAATTACGCCACCAACGACGAGGACAACCACAACGCCGCTGGCGACGGGATCACACAGTGTCCTCTTGATGGGAACTGGCAACAGTTTTCAACAGGGGGAGGAGACAACCGTAATGGGGGAGTCCTGGAGTGAAAGACCCGATACGGCGACACTGACAAAGGGATTCTCGATTCCTACCTATTTGCCACCTTTTCCGGACTTCATTCCCGCCGATTTGCCGCACCTGCAGCGGAACGCACCTGCCAGTCCAAGTCCGGCGGATGCCAGTCCCAAGCAGACTAACGAGCAGCAATTCCAAACCCAATCGCCATCCCAGTCGCAGCCCAGATTACACGCCTACGACAGCGAACAAAAGAAGCTGCAGCTGCGACGCGAAAAGGAGCTGGCCAAGGAGCGGGAGTTGCTGCCACGGCGCCTCCTCAGCCTGCCCCCGCTGAATGCCACCGTCCAAGCTGGCCAGCATGCCTATCTGCCCTGCAAG CTCAACCAGCACTCGGGCAAGCCCCTCTCATGGGTGCGTTTGCGGGATGAACATATCATTGCGGTGGATCACACAACCTTCATCAACGACGCCCGCTTCTCGTCCCTGCTCCAATCAGCGGCAACGGCAACATCGGCGACCACCGCAGTCGGAGCTCCACCTCCGAGTCAACGCGTCACCGCGGAGGCCCCTGCCCACTTGAATGGCTCCAGCCACGACGTCATGGCTGGGGAGCGGGGCAACGGCAGTAGCCTGAGCTGGACACTGCAAATCAAGTACGTGAAGCTGGATGACGCCGGATGGTACGAGTGCCAATTGGCAACTGAGCCCAAAATGAGCGCCAAGGTGCAACTGTTTGTGATAA CACCACGTACCGAGCTAATTGGGGATCGACAGCGCTTTGTGAAGGCTGGGAGCAAAGTAGAGATGCACTGCATCGTGCGTGGCACCCTGGAGGCGCCCAAGTACATATTCTGGTATCGGGGCGACCAACAGGTGACTGCCAAAAACGAGGCCAGTGGGTCCCAGAACGGATGGTATACGCAAATCGATAGAAATATCTTCGGCAGCACTGAGCATAACAGGAATACG ATTGGTTCTCTGGTTATTCCTCTGGTGCGGAAAATACACTCCGGCAATTATACGTGTGAGCCGGAGAACAGTGCGGCCGTGTCCATGCAACTGCATGTCCTGAGCG GGGAGTACTCCGCCTCGGCCATCAAGTCAACAGCGGCTGGCCTCTTCAGACTCGGACACGGATACAGAAGCCTCCACCAGTGGCTTATCTTCCTACTGGTGGCTTTGAACAAGACATGA
- the dpr16 gene encoding uncharacterized protein dpr16 isoform X2, which translates to MGENASLITPPTTRTTTTPLATGSHSVLLMGTGNSFQQGEETTVMGESWSERPDTATLTKGFSIPTYLPPFPDFIPADLPHLQRNAPASPSPADASPKQTNEQQFQTQSPSQSQPRLHAYDSEQKKLQLRREKELAKERELLPRRLLSLPPLNATVQAGQHAYLPCKLNQHSGKPLSWVRLRDEHIIAVDHTTFINDARFSSLLQSAATATSATTAVGAPPPSQRVTAEAPAHLNGSSHDVMAGERGNGSSLSWTLQIKYVKLDDAGWYECQLATEPKMSAKVQLFVITPRTELIGDRQRFVKAGSKVEMHCIVRGTLEAPKYIFWYRGDQQVTAKNEASGSQNGWYTQIDRNIFGSTEHNRNTIGSLVIPLVRKIHSGNYTCEPENSAAVSMQLHVLSGEYSASAIKSTAAGLFRLGHGYRSLHQWLIFLLVALNKT; encoded by the exons ATGGGTGAAAACGCATCGCTAATTACGCCACCAACGACGAGGACAACCACAACGCCGCTGGCGACGGGATCACACAGTGTCCTCTTGATGGGAACTGGCAACAGTTTTCAACAGGGGGAGGAGACAACCGTAATGGGGGAGTCCTGGAGTGAAAGACCCGATACGGCGACACTGACAAAGGGATTCTCGATTCCTACCTATTTGCCACCTTTTCCGGACTTCATTCCCGCCGATTTGCCGCACCTGCAGCGGAACGCACCTGCCAGTCCAAGTCCGGCGGATGCCAGTCCCAAGCAGACTAACGAGCAGCAATTCCAAACCCAATCGCCATCCCAGTCGCAGCCCAGATTACACGCCTACGACAGCGAACAAAAGAAGCTGCAGCTGCGACGCGAAAAGGAGCTGGCCAAGGAGCGGGAGTTGCTGCCACGGCGCCTCCTCAGCCTGCCCCCGCTGAATGCCACCGTCCAAGCTGGCCAGCATGCCTATCTGCCCTGCAAG CTCAACCAGCACTCGGGCAAGCCCCTCTCATGGGTGCGTTTGCGGGATGAACATATCATTGCGGTGGATCACACAACCTTCATCAACGACGCCCGCTTCTCGTCCCTGCTCCAATCAGCGGCAACGGCAACATCGGCGACCACCGCAGTCGGAGCTCCACCTCCGAGTCAACGCGTCACCGCGGAGGCCCCTGCCCACTTGAATGGCTCCAGCCACGACGTCATGGCTGGGGAGCGGGGCAACGGCAGTAGCCTGAGCTGGACACTGCAAATCAAGTACGTGAAGCTGGATGACGCCGGATGGTACGAGTGCCAATTGGCAACTGAGCCCAAAATGAGCGCCAAGGTGCAACTGTTTGTGATAA CACCACGTACCGAGCTAATTGGGGATCGACAGCGCTTTGTGAAGGCTGGGAGCAAAGTAGAGATGCACTGCATCGTGCGTGGCACCCTGGAGGCGCCCAAGTACATATTCTGGTATCGGGGCGACCAACAGGTGACTGCCAAAAACGAGGCCAGTGGGTCCCAGAACGGATGGTATACGCAAATCGATAGAAATATCTTCGGCAGCACTGAGCATAACAGGAATACG ATTGGTTCTCTGGTTATTCCTCTGGTGCGGAAAATACACTCCGGCAATTATACGTGTGAGCCGGAGAACAGTGCGGCCGTGTCCATGCAACTGCATGTCCTGAGCG GGGAGTACTCCGCCTCGGCCATCAAGTCAACAGCGGCTGGCCTCTTCAGACTCGGACACGGATACAGAAGCCTCCACCAGTGGCTTATCTTCCTACTGGTGGCTTTGAACAAGACATGA